Proteins encoded by one window of Streptomyces sp. NBC_01477:
- a CDS encoding ferritin-like fold-containing protein, which translates to MRCMDTPDDTTTPAAEPAPESAAESAAPVTGIAAQDWTSASADPRYRAAVVDLLGALAYGELAAFERLAEDAKLAPTLEDKAELAAMAAAEFHHFERLRDRLTDIGESANHAMEPFGAALDEFHRQTAPSDWLEGLVKAYVGDSIASDFYREVAARLDTDTRTLVLAVLDDTGHATFAVEKVRAAIDAEPRVGGRLALWARRLMGEALSQAQRVVADRDALSTMLVGGVADGFDLAEVGRMFSRITEAHTKRMAALGLAA; encoded by the coding sequence GTGCGCTGCATGGACACGCCTGACGACACCACCACGCCCGCCGCCGAGCCCGCACCCGAGTCCGCCGCGGAGTCCGCCGCGCCGGTCACCGGGATCGCCGCCCAGGACTGGACGTCCGCGTCCGCCGACCCGCGCTACCGCGCCGCGGTGGTCGACCTGCTCGGTGCGCTGGCCTACGGCGAACTGGCCGCGTTCGAACGGCTCGCGGAGGACGCGAAACTCGCGCCCACCCTGGAGGACAAGGCGGAGCTGGCGGCAATGGCCGCCGCCGAATTCCATCACTTCGAGCGGCTCCGCGACCGGCTCACCGACATCGGCGAGTCGGCGAACCACGCGATGGAGCCGTTCGGCGCGGCGCTGGACGAGTTCCACCGCCAGACGGCACCGTCCGACTGGCTCGAAGGCCTGGTCAAGGCCTACGTCGGCGACTCGATCGCCTCCGACTTCTACCGCGAGGTCGCGGCCCGCCTCGACACCGACACCCGCACCCTGGTGCTCGCGGTGCTCGACGACACCGGGCACGCCACCTTCGCGGTGGAGAAGGTACGGGCCGCGATCGACGCCGAGCCGCGGGTCGGCGGCCGGCTCGCGCTGTGGGCGCGGCGGCTGATGGGCGAGGCGCTGTCGCAGGCGCAGCGGGTCGTCGCCGACCGGGACGCGCTGTCCACGATGCTGGTCGGCGGTGTCGCCGACGGCTTCGACCTGGCCGAGGTCGGCCGGATGTTCTCCCGCATCACCGAGGCGCACACCAAGCGGATGGCGGCACTGGGCCTCGCCGCGTAG
- a CDS encoding DUF3492 domain-containing protein, whose amino-acid sequence MRIGLLTEGGYPYARGEAGAWCDRLVRGMPHHVFDVYALSRSPRTGAAGTVETPPQVRRVRQERLWGEPPAPEAQGGGRAAAKAARAAFRTGFRDFAAALAGGAGMCAVERADRFASGLYALADLALDAAGALPAMLRGDDALAELESACRAPGVRPLLGDIVVTELLTAADLLERQLRPLSAPWYGPDALGAADVCHAVSGGPATLPGLLGKRFCGTPLIVTEYTVRTREALLAQRAAGLPPAVRALLGDHHRLLSGESYRQAALITQGSTHVRRWQERCGAPRERTRTIHPGIDAGRFARAGAAAEAAAQDGGRAAHADPTVAWVGRADPAKDLIALLHAFHAIRRKEPRARLRVCHLRAADQRAAGYLDHCRTLAAQLFPDEAADATAGGESPVSFEEIGSPGVPEPADAYTAGDVVVLSSSAEGFPLSLVEAMFCGRPTVSTDVGAVREVIGGTGLVVPPRNPKELAEATLGLLRGPGRAARLGAAARERALTLFTVTACVNAFADSYLDVVAHHPVHRLPLLDAQGAPRPFTTPAESLSPARLAPTPADPAWTAVPARR is encoded by the coding sequence GTGCGGATTGGGTTACTTACCGAGGGCGGTTATCCGTACGCAAGGGGTGAGGCCGGCGCGTGGTGCGACCGCCTCGTCCGCGGCATGCCCCACCACGTCTTCGACGTCTACGCGCTGAGCCGGTCACCGCGCACCGGGGCCGCGGGCACCGTCGAGACCCCGCCGCAGGTCCGCCGGGTACGGCAGGAGCGGCTGTGGGGCGAGCCGCCCGCCCCGGAGGCGCAGGGCGGCGGGCGCGCCGCGGCCAAGGCGGCCCGCGCCGCCTTCCGTACCGGCTTCCGGGACTTTGCGGCAGCCCTGGCCGGCGGCGCCGGCATGTGCGCGGTCGAGCGGGCGGACCGTTTCGCCAGCGGCCTCTACGCGCTCGCGGACCTCGCCCTGGACGCCGCCGGCGCCCTTCCGGCGATGCTGCGCGGCGACGACGCCCTCGCGGAGCTGGAGTCGGCGTGCCGGGCCCCCGGCGTACGCCCGCTGCTCGGCGACATCGTCGTGACCGAACTCCTCACTGCCGCCGACCTGCTGGAACGCCAGCTGCGCCCGCTGTCCGCGCCCTGGTACGGCCCGGACGCGCTGGGCGCCGCCGATGTGTGCCACGCGGTGTCCGGCGGCCCGGCCACGCTGCCGGGGCTGCTGGGCAAACGGTTCTGCGGCACCCCGCTGATCGTCACCGAATACACCGTCCGCACCCGGGAGGCGCTGCTCGCACAGCGGGCCGCCGGGCTGCCTCCGGCCGTCCGCGCCCTGCTCGGCGACCACCACCGGCTGCTGTCCGGCGAGAGCTACCGGCAGGCCGCGCTGATCACCCAGGGCTCGACCCACGTACGGCGCTGGCAGGAGCGCTGCGGCGCGCCCCGGGAGAGGACCCGGACCATCCACCCCGGCATCGACGCCGGGCGCTTCGCCCGGGCGGGCGCGGCCGCGGAGGCCGCGGCGCAGGACGGTGGACGGGCCGCGCACGCCGATCCGACGGTCGCGTGGGTCGGCCGCGCGGACCCGGCCAAGGACCTCATCGCGCTGCTGCACGCCTTCCACGCGATACGCCGGAAGGAGCCGCGGGCCCGGCTGCGGGTCTGCCACCTGCGCGCCGCCGACCAGCGGGCGGCCGGCTATCTGGACCACTGCCGTACGCTCGCCGCGCAGCTGTTCCCCGACGAGGCGGCCGACGCGACCGCCGGCGGCGAGAGCCCGGTCAGCTTCGAGGAGATCGGCTCGCCCGGCGTCCCGGAGCCCGCGGACGCCTACACGGCGGGCGACGTGGTCGTGCTGTCCAGCAGCGCGGAGGGCTTTCCGCTGAGCCTGGTCGAGGCGATGTTCTGCGGGCGGCCCACCGTGTCCACGGACGTCGGCGCGGTACGCGAGGTCATCGGCGGTACGGGTCTGGTGGTGCCGCCGCGCAATCCGAAGGAACTGGCCGAGGCCACGCTCGGCCTGCTGCGCGGCCCCGGGCGCGCGGCCCGGCTCGGCGCGGCGGCCAGGGAGCGGGCGCTGACCCTCTTCACGGTCACCGCCTGCGTGAACGCCTTCGCCGACAGCTACCTGGACGTGGTCGCCCACCATCCCGTACACCGGCTGCCGCTGCTCGACGCCCAGGGCGCCCCGCGCCCCTTCACCACCCCGGCGGAGTCCCTGTCGCCGGCCCGCCTGGCCCCGACTCCCGCCGACCCCGCGTGGACCGCTGTCCCGGCCCGCCGATGA
- a CDS encoding DUF3152 domain-containing protein, whose amino-acid sequence MGRHSAQDDQDGRDNRVPPIGGTFAPPGSALGTPGSGRRRRGSGEPFDPFGDSGAFAAVRPQDLAARPPAHPEHREHGAWGTPGAWSGSGSRGRDLPFDPVEDWAEGWAAHDTATAAATAGLRSPRHQVETLGRTVPRPRQEFLDAFEPPAVPAASAAPPDTPAAEPPPAEPEPSGRRKPGKAGWTISGIAAAAVVTVVAVATGGQLTGGGNDGPGSDPGADKPTRSSDDAASRSDARTTPSASPSVAPAGYDQLMDLQYPLDPALKLSGAFDTVPGHQAAPGKGKVMTFRVDVERGLPLDGGLFSDTVYKTLNDSRSWGHGGTMTFERVSTGHADIVVTLASPGTTAKWCAKSGLDTTVENVSCDAASTPRTMINAYRWAQGADTYGAHLMHAYRQMLINHEVGHRLGHGHVGCPRGGAPAPVMMQQTKFLSLDGGPTCKPNAWPFP is encoded by the coding sequence GTGGGCAGACACAGCGCGCAGGACGACCAGGACGGTCGCGACAATCGCGTACCCCCGATCGGCGGCACGTTCGCGCCGCCCGGCAGCGCCCTGGGCACCCCCGGCAGCGGGCGCCGCAGGCGCGGTTCCGGCGAGCCGTTCGACCCCTTCGGGGACAGCGGCGCCTTCGCGGCCGTACGCCCCCAGGACCTCGCCGCCCGGCCGCCCGCCCACCCCGAGCACCGCGAACACGGGGCGTGGGGCACACCCGGCGCGTGGAGCGGTTCCGGCAGCCGGGGCCGCGACCTGCCCTTCGACCCCGTCGAGGACTGGGCCGAGGGCTGGGCCGCGCACGACACCGCCACGGCCGCGGCCACCGCGGGGCTGCGGTCGCCGCGCCACCAGGTGGAGACGCTGGGCCGTACGGTGCCGCGCCCGCGGCAGGAATTCCTCGACGCCTTCGAGCCGCCCGCCGTGCCCGCCGCGTCCGCCGCCCCGCCGGACACCCCGGCCGCGGAGCCGCCCCCGGCGGAACCCGAGCCCAGCGGGCGCCGCAAGCCCGGCAAGGCCGGCTGGACGATCAGCGGCATCGCCGCCGCCGCGGTGGTCACCGTGGTCGCCGTCGCGACCGGCGGCCAGCTCACCGGCGGCGGCAACGACGGCCCCGGGTCCGACCCGGGCGCCGACAAGCCGACCCGCTCCTCCGACGACGCGGCGTCCCGCTCCGACGCCCGTACGACGCCGAGCGCGAGCCCCTCGGTCGCCCCGGCCGGCTACGACCAGCTGATGGACCTGCAGTATCCGCTGGACCCCGCGCTCAAGCTCTCCGGCGCCTTCGACACCGTCCCCGGCCACCAGGCCGCGCCCGGCAAGGGCAAGGTGATGACCTTCCGGGTCGACGTCGAGCGGGGCCTCCCGCTGGACGGCGGGCTCTTCAGCGACACCGTCTACAAGACCCTCAACGACAGCCGCAGCTGGGGCCACGGCGGCACGATGACCTTCGAGCGGGTCTCGACCGGCCACGCCGACATCGTCGTCACCCTGGCCAGCCCCGGCACCACGGCGAAGTGGTGCGCCAAGTCCGGGCTCGACACGACCGTCGAGAACGTCTCCTGCGACGCGGCGTCCACGCCGCGGACCATGATCAACGCGTATCGCTGGGCGCAGGGGGCCGACACGTATGGGGCGCACCTGATGCACGCGTATCGCCAGATGCTGATCAACCACGAGGTCGGGCACCGTCTGGGCCACGGCCACGTGGGGTGTCCGCGGGGCGGCGCCCCGGCCCCCGTGATGATGCAGCAGACGAAGTTCCTCTCCCTCGACGGCGGTCCCACCTGCAAGCCCAACGCCTGGCCTTTCCCCTAG
- a CDS encoding DUF3107 domain-containing protein, with amino-acid sequence MEVKIGVQHAPREINIESAQSAAEVEKAVADALSGDAKLLSLEDEHGRKVLIPADRLAYVEIGEPAARRVGFGAAL; translated from the coding sequence GTGGAGGTCAAGATCGGCGTGCAGCACGCGCCGCGCGAGATCAACATCGAGAGCGCGCAGTCGGCGGCCGAAGTGGAGAAGGCCGTCGCCGACGCGCTGTCGGGCGACGCGAAGCTGCTGTCCCTGGAGGACGAGCACGGCCGCAAGGTGCTCATCCCCGCGGACCGGCTGGCGTATGTGGAGATCGGCGAGCCGGCCGCCCGCAGGGTGGGATTCGGCGCCGCTCTCTGA
- a CDS encoding TetR/AcrR family transcriptional regulator, translating to MTAIEQTQARPRGTRLPRRARREQLLGAAQEVFVAQGYHSAAMDDIAERAGVSKPVLYQHFPGKLELYLALLDQHCESLLQSVRGALASTTDNKKRVEATMDAYFAYVEDEGGAFRLVFESDLTNEPAVRERVDKVALQCAEAISEVIAEDTGLSRDQSMLLAVGLGGVSQVVARYWLASRSDVPRDTAVQLLTSLAWRGIAGFPLHGTEGTGGQNG from the coding sequence GTGACAGCCATCGAGCAGACCCAGGCACGACCACGCGGCACCCGCTTGCCCCGCAGGGCCCGACGCGAGCAGTTGCTGGGGGCGGCCCAGGAAGTCTTCGTCGCGCAGGGCTACCACTCGGCCGCGATGGATGACATCGCCGAGCGGGCCGGCGTCAGCAAACCGGTGCTCTACCAGCACTTCCCCGGCAAGCTCGAACTGTATCTCGCGCTTCTCGACCAGCACTGCGAGTCACTGCTCCAGTCGGTGCGCGGCGCGCTGGCGTCCACCACGGACAACAAGAAGCGCGTCGAGGCGACGATGGACGCGTACTTCGCCTACGTCGAGGACGAGGGCGGCGCCTTCCGGCTGGTCTTCGAGTCCGACCTGACCAACGAGCCGGCGGTCAGGGAGCGGGTCGACAAGGTCGCGCTGCAGTGCGCGGAGGCGATCAGCGAGGTCATCGCCGAGGACACCGGCCTGTCCCGCGACCAGTCGATGCTGCTGGCGGTGGGCCTCGGCGGCGTCTCCCAGGTGGTGGCCCGCTACTGGCTGGCCAGCCGCAGCGATGTGCCCCGGGACACCGCCGTGCAGCTGCTGACGTCGCTGGCGTGGCGCGGCATCGCGGGTTTCCCGCTGCACGGCACGGAGGGCACCGGCGGCCAGAACGGCTGA
- a CDS encoding alpha/beta fold hydrolase, translating to MASTDYSQAAAVPAVVPPAGPVLTAGETARTVQLPGLGLVVRSRAHTAPRQGGGEAEPAMFVHGLGGSSQNWSALMASLADSLDCHALDLPGFGHSPPPDDGNYSIAAHARAVVKLLDAEGRGPVHLFGNSMGGAVSVKVAAARPDLVRSLTLISPALPEVPPQLSAVPTALLSVPGLPALYARSTREWAPERRTTALLSLIYGDPAVVGETARAAAADEYQRRFDLPYFWDVMIRSTRGIVNSYTLGGQHSLWRQAERVLAPTLLIYGVRDKLVSVRMARRASRAFRDSRLLTIPGAGHVAMMEYPYLVDRAFRDLRDDIATRARTGAADGTVTSTTDMSTAAGGS from the coding sequence ATGGCTTCGACGGACTACTCCCAAGCCGCCGCCGTACCGGCGGTCGTACCCCCGGCGGGGCCGGTGCTCACGGCCGGGGAGACGGCAAGGACCGTGCAGTTGCCCGGGCTCGGCCTGGTGGTGCGCTCGCGCGCCCACACCGCGCCGCGGCAAGGCGGCGGCGAAGCCGAGCCCGCGATGTTCGTGCACGGCCTCGGCGGCTCGTCGCAGAACTGGTCGGCGCTGATGGCCTCGCTCGCCGACAGCCTCGACTGCCACGCCCTGGACCTGCCGGGTTTCGGCCATTCCCCGCCGCCTGACGACGGCAATTACTCGATCGCGGCCCATGCCCGCGCCGTCGTCAAGCTGCTGGACGCCGAGGGCCGCGGCCCGGTCCACCTGTTCGGCAATTCGATGGGCGGCGCGGTGTCCGTCAAGGTCGCCGCCGCCCGGCCCGACCTGGTCCGCAGCCTCACGCTGATCTCACCCGCGCTGCCCGAGGTGCCGCCCCAGCTCAGCGCCGTACCCACCGCGCTGCTGTCCGTCCCCGGCCTGCCGGCGCTCTACGCCCGGTCCACCCGCGAATGGGCGCCCGAGCGCCGCACCACGGCGCTGCTCTCGCTCATCTACGGCGACCCGGCCGTCGTCGGCGAGACCGCGCGGGCCGCCGCCGCCGACGAATACCAGCGGCGGTTCGACCTGCCGTATTTCTGGGACGTCATGATCCGCTCGACCCGCGGCATCGTGAACTCCTACACCCTCGGCGGCCAGCACTCCCTGTGGCGGCAGGCGGAACGGGTCCTCGCCCCGACCTTGCTGATCTACGGTGTCCGCGACAAGCTCGTGTCCGTACGCATGGCCCGAAGGGCGTCGCGGGCCTTCCGCGACTCCCGGCTGCTGACCATCCCCGGCGCCGGCCATGTCGCGATGATGGAATACCCCTACCTGGTCGACAGGGCCTTCCGCGACCTGCGGGACGACATCGCGACGCGCGCACGGACCGGCGCGGCCGACGGTACGGTCACGTCGACGACGGACATGAGCACTGCGGCTGGCGGGAGCTGA
- the moeZ gene encoding adenylyltransferase/sulfurtransferase MoeZ, with amino-acid sequence MSLPPLVEPAAELTVDEVRRYSRHLIIPDVGMDGQKRLKNAKVLCVGAGGLGSPALMYLAAAGVGTLGIVEFDEVDESNLQRQIIHSQADIGRSKAESARDSVLGINPLVNVVLHETRLEAENVMEIFAQYDLIVDGTDNFATRYLVNDACVLLDKPYVWGSIYRFDGQASVFWSEHGPCYRCLYPEPPPPGMVPSCAEGGVLGVLCASIGSIQVTEAIKLLAGIGEPLVGRLMIYDALEMTYRTVKVRKDPDCAVCSDHPTVTELIDYEAFCGVVSEEAQEAAAGSTITPKQLKEWIDDGENIEIIDVREPNEYEIVSIPGAKLIPKNEFIMGAALATLPQDKRIVLHCKTGVRSAEVLAVLKSAGFSDAVHVGGGVIGWVNTVEPHKPIY; translated from the coding sequence GTGTCGCTGCCACCCCTGGTCGAGCCGGCCGCCGAGCTCACCGTTGACGAGGTCCGCAGATATTCGCGTCACCTGATCATCCCCGATGTGGGCATGGACGGGCAGAAGCGGCTCAAGAACGCCAAGGTGCTGTGCGTCGGCGCCGGCGGTCTCGGCTCGCCGGCCCTGATGTACCTTGCGGCCGCCGGTGTCGGCACGCTCGGCATCGTGGAGTTCGACGAGGTCGACGAGTCGAACCTGCAACGCCAGATCATCCACAGCCAGGCCGACATCGGCCGCTCCAAGGCCGAGTCGGCCCGCGACTCGGTCCTGGGGATCAACCCGTTGGTGAACGTCGTCCTGCACGAGACCCGGCTCGAAGCCGAGAACGTGATGGAGATCTTCGCGCAGTACGACCTGATCGTGGACGGCACCGACAACTTCGCGACCCGTTACCTGGTCAACGACGCGTGCGTCCTGCTGGACAAGCCGTACGTCTGGGGCTCGATCTACCGCTTCGACGGCCAGGCCTCGGTCTTCTGGTCCGAGCACGGCCCCTGCTACCGCTGCCTCTACCCCGAGCCCCCGCCGCCCGGCATGGTGCCGTCCTGCGCCGAGGGCGGCGTGCTCGGCGTGCTGTGCGCCTCGATCGGCTCGATCCAGGTCACCGAGGCGATCAAGCTGCTGGCCGGCATCGGCGAGCCGCTGGTCGGCCGGCTGATGATCTACGACGCCCTGGAGATGACGTACCGCACGGTCAAGGTCCGCAAGGACCCGGACTGCGCCGTGTGCAGCGACCACCCCACGGTCACCGAACTCATCGACTACGAGGCCTTCTGCGGTGTCGTCTCCGAGGAGGCGCAGGAGGCGGCGGCCGGGTCGACGATCACTCCCAAGCAGCTCAAGGAGTGGATCGACGACGGCGAGAACATCGAGATCATCGATGTCCGCGAGCCGAACGAGTACGAGATCGTGTCCATCCCCGGCGCGAAGCTGATCCCGAAGAACGAGTTCATCATGGGCGCCGCCCTGGCGACGCTCCCGCAGGACAAGCGGATCGTGCTGCACTGCAAGACCGGTGTGCGCAGCGCCGAGGTCCTCGCGGTCCTCAAGTCCGCGGGCTTCTCCGACGCCGTCCACGTCGGCGGCGGCGTGATCGGCTGGGTCAACACCGTCGAGCCGCACAAGCCGATCTACTGA
- a CDS encoding NAD-dependent epimerase/dehydratase family protein: MRVLLLGADGFLGRHVAERLLADPAVQLTALGRSDDADVRFDLSSGAPGVLARFLDAVHPGVVVNCAGTTRGAARELTRQNTVAVATVCEAMRRSSIAARLVQLGCGSEYGPSPVGSSTGEDAPPRPGGPYGVSKLAATELVLGSSLDAVVLRVFSPVGPGTPTGAPMGRVAEALRRAMQNGDPELRLGGLAVQRDFIDARDVARAVHAASLSAAQGVVNIGSGRAVRMRDMAAALAHVAGYEGTVRDLDETQAPGAVTMPPYPDGCGLWQQADVRTARDRLGWRPRIGLEESLADVWMEAACRV, encoded by the coding sequence ATGAGAGTGCTGCTGCTCGGAGCCGACGGCTTCCTCGGCCGCCATGTCGCGGAGCGGCTGCTCGCCGACCCGGCCGTCCAGCTCACCGCGCTGGGCCGCAGCGACGACGCCGACGTCAGGTTCGACCTGTCCAGCGGCGCGCCCGGCGTGCTCGCCCGCTTCCTCGACGCGGTCCATCCCGGCGTCGTCGTCAACTGCGCCGGCACCACCCGTGGCGCCGCCCGCGAGCTGACCCGGCAGAACACCGTGGCCGTCGCCACGGTCTGCGAGGCGATGCGCCGCAGCAGTATCGCCGCCCGGCTGGTCCAGCTGGGCTGCGGCTCGGAATACGGCCCCTCGCCGGTGGGCTCGTCCACCGGCGAGGACGCCCCGCCGCGGCCCGGCGGCCCGTACGGGGTCAGCAAGCTCGCCGCGACCGAGCTGGTGCTCGGGTCGAGCCTGGACGCGGTGGTGCTGCGGGTGTTCAGCCCGGTCGGCCCCGGCACCCCGACCGGCGCGCCGATGGGCCGGGTCGCCGAGGCGCTGCGCCGGGCGATGCAGAACGGCGACCCCGAACTGCGGCTCGGCGGCCTGGCCGTGCAGCGGGACTTCATCGACGCCCGCGACGTGGCCAGGGCGGTGCACGCCGCCTCGCTGTCGGCCGCGCAGGGCGTGGTGAACATCGGCAGCGGGCGGGCGGTGCGGATGCGGGACATGGCCGCCGCGCTGGCCCATGTCGCGGGCTACGAGGGCACCGTCCGCGACCTGGACGAGACGCAGGCCCCCGGCGCCGTGACGATGCCGCCGTATCCCGACGGGTGCGGGCTGTGGCAGCAGGCAGATGTCCGTACCGCACGCGACCGGCTGGGCTGGCGGCCGCGGATCGGCCTGGAGGAGTCGCTGGCCGACGTGTGGATGGAGGCGGCATGCCGCGTGTGA
- a CDS encoding DEAD/DEAH box helicase, whose translation MTLPVALAGNDVIGQAKTGTGKTLGFGLPLLESVTVPADVEAGRATPEQLTDTPQALVVVPTRELCQQVTNDLLTAGKVRAVRVLAIYGGRAYEPQVEALKKGVDVVVGTPGRLLDLAGQKKISLRDVRTLVLDEADEMLDLGFLPDVEKIMGMLPVKRQTMLFSATMPGAVINLARRYMSQPTHISATAPDDEGATVANTTQHVFRAHSLDKPELVSRILQAETRGLAMIFCRTKRTAADVAEQLEKRGFASGAVHGDLGQGAREQALRAFRNGKVDVLVCTDVAARGIDVEGVTHVINYQTPEDEKTYLHRIGRTGRAGASGTAITLVDWDDIPRWQLINKALDLSFNDPEETYSTSPHLFELLGIPAGTRGILPRAERTRAGLDAEAVEDLGETGGRGARGRRPAGGGGRSGPAAAPAPAEERPARTRTPRQRRRTRGGEAPQAVPASTEAAGSATEATAVSAVSAVSPPAAEGQQAGPRTPRRRRRTRNGAGAAVTPVAEAAEAPAEVVAVAPVVAVDETAEAAPKAPRRRTRKAAAEAPAEVVAEAQASDAAVAEPAPRRRTRKAVAEVPAPAAAPEADAVTEEAPKRRRTRKAVADVPAPEADLAVAVVTEEAPKRTRTRKAAAEVPAPAAAPEADAAAEEAPKRRRTRKAVADVPAPAVAADEVVVKAPRRRTRKAVAEVAAAVAEDS comes from the coding sequence ATGACGCTCCCGGTGGCCCTCGCGGGCAACGACGTCATCGGCCAGGCCAAGACCGGTACGGGCAAGACCCTCGGCTTCGGCCTGCCGCTGCTGGAGTCGGTGACCGTGCCCGCCGACGTCGAGGCCGGGCGCGCCACCCCCGAGCAGCTGACCGACACCCCGCAGGCGCTGGTCGTCGTCCCGACCCGTGAGCTGTGCCAGCAGGTCACCAACGACCTGCTGACCGCCGGCAAGGTCCGCGCCGTCCGAGTGCTCGCCATTTACGGCGGCCGGGCGTACGAACCGCAGGTCGAGGCGCTCAAGAAGGGCGTCGACGTGGTCGTCGGCACCCCGGGACGGCTGCTCGACCTGGCCGGGCAGAAGAAGATCAGCCTGCGCGATGTCCGCACCCTGGTCCTCGACGAGGCCGACGAGATGCTCGACCTGGGCTTCCTGCCGGACGTCGAGAAGATCATGGGCATGCTGCCGGTGAAGCGGCAGACGATGCTGTTCTCGGCCACCATGCCGGGCGCGGTGATCAACCTGGCCCGCCGTTACATGTCGCAGCCCACCCACATCAGCGCGACCGCCCCCGACGACGAGGGCGCGACGGTGGCGAACACCACGCAGCACGTCTTCCGCGCCCACTCGCTGGACAAGCCGGAGCTGGTCTCCCGCATCCTCCAGGCCGAGACCCGCGGGCTCGCGATGATCTTCTGCCGCACGAAGCGGACCGCCGCCGATGTGGCCGAGCAGCTGGAGAAGCGCGGCTTCGCCTCCGGCGCGGTGCACGGCGACCTCGGCCAGGGTGCGCGCGAGCAGGCGCTGCGGGCGTTCCGCAACGGCAAGGTCGACGTGCTGGTGTGCACCGACGTGGCCGCGCGCGGCATCGACGTCGAGGGTGTCACCCACGTGATCAACTACCAGACGCCGGAAGATGAGAAAACCTATCTGCACCGCATCGGCCGCACCGGCCGCGCGGGTGCTTCGGGTACGGCGATCACCCTGGTCGACTGGGACGACATCCCGCGCTGGCAGCTGATCAACAAGGCGCTCGACCTGTCGTTCAACGACCCGGAGGAGACCTACTCGACCTCCCCGCACCTGTTCGAGCTGCTCGGCATCCCGGCGGGCACCAGGGGAATACTGCCCCGGGCCGAGCGGACCCGGGCCGGGCTCGACGCGGAAGCGGTCGAGGACCTCGGCGAGACCGGCGGACGCGGCGCACGCGGCCGCCGTCCCGCGGGCGGCGGCGGGCGTTCCGGCCCGGCCGCGGCTCCGGCTCCCGCCGAGGAGCGGCCGGCCCGCACCCGGACCCCGCGGCAGCGCCGCAGGACCCGTGGCGGCGAGGCGCCGCAGGCCGTACCGGCGTCGACCGAGGCCGCCGGGTCGGCGACCGAGGCGACCGCGGTGTCGGCGGTGTCCGCTGTGTCCCCGCCGGCCGCCGAAGGGCAGCAGGCCGGTCCGCGTACACCGCGCCGCCGCCGCAGGACCCGTAACGGTGCGGGGGCCGCGGTGACCCCGGTCGCCGAGGCCGCCGAGGCACCGGCCGAGGTCGTGGCCGTGGCCCCGGTCGTGGCCGTGGACGAGACCGCGGAGGCCGCGCCGAAGGCGCCCCGCCGCCGTACGCGCAAGGCCGCCGCCGAGGCACCGGCCGAGGTCGTGGCCGAGGCACAGGCGTCGGACGCCGCGGTCGCCGAGCCGGCCCCGCGCCGCAGGACCCGCAAGGCCGTCGCCGAGGTACCGGCACCGGCCGCCGCGCCGGAGGCCGACGCGGTCACCGAGGAGGCCCCCAAGCGGCGCCGTACGCGCAAGGCCGTCGCCGACGTGCCCGCGCCGGAAGCGGACCTCGCCGTCGCGGTCGTCACCGAGGAGGCCCCGAAGCGGACCAGGACCCGCAAGGCCGCGGCCGAGGTGCCCGCGCCGGCCGCCGCGCCGGAGGCGGACGCCGCCGCCGAGGAGGCCCCCAAGCGCCGCC